The Aedes aegypti strain LVP_AGWG chromosome 3, AaegL5.0 Primary Assembly, whole genome shotgun sequence genome contains a region encoding:
- the LOC5573062 gene encoding origin recognition complex subunit 6 — MSIAENKTLFTQMIHKLGLSEHEQLLPKSTELLRLLQSKSTGSNVDLQAYAKVIICIDLAANLLGLPFDNETASKLCGLKKTAYANGKRTLEKILDISKVIGINEMCIQLGLNQVQKEALTMLENYKRYVGGVKAEVDFAHPQYATMAVFQACKKMKVKPPKTKLVAFSHLKPTQWTMLEKNWDNFLAQSNQRSAAAAAKPVKEAAAQLSPEEEVAVMDTRIIGAKHCSPEKIEPYVNWKKRMLEKAYRDLKALQAR, encoded by the exons ATGTCTATcgcggaaaataaaacattattcACTCAAATGATACATAAACTTGGACTATCTGAGCATGAGCAGTTACTACC GAAATCAACAGAATTGCTGCGATTGCTTCAGTCGAAATCTACCGGAAGTAACGTCGATTTGCAGGCTTACGCAAAGGTTATCATCTGCATTGATTTGGCCGCTAACCTCCTGGGTCTACCGTTCGATAATGAGACCGCGTCAAAGCTATGTGGCTTGAAAAAGACAGCCTACGCAAATGGCAAAAGAAcgctggagaaaatcctcgacATCAGTAAAGTAATCGGAATAAACGAAATGTGCATCCAACTTGGACTCAACCAGGTTCAGAAGGAGGCCCTCACAATGTTGGAAAACTACAAACGCTACGTGGGAGGAGTCAAGGCTGAGGTTGATTTCGCCCATCCCCAATACGCGACCATGGCCGTTTTTCAGGCCTGCAAAAAGATGAAGGTGAAACCTCCGAAGACGAAACTTGTTGCTTTTAGCCATTTGAAACCGACCCAGTGGACGATGTTGGAGAAGAATTGGGACAATTTCCTAGCTCAAAGCAATCAGCGTTCTGCCGCGGCGGCGGCAAAACCGGTTAAGGAAGCGGCTGCTCAATTGAGTCCTGAGGAAGAGGTCGCGGTGATGGACACACGGATAATCGGAGCTAAGCACTGCTCTCCTGAGAAGATTGAACCCTATGTGAATTGGAAGAAACGAATGCTGGAGAAAGCTTACCGGGATTTGAAGGCACTGCAGGCTCGGTAA